A window of Fibrobacter sp. UWB11 contains these coding sequences:
- a CDS encoding T9SS type A sorting domain-containing protein, producing the protein MKKAILSVFSIILASSFSTASAYTLSGTVKSESGSPISGASVRLAIAGDSTSTDNDGKFKIEKKDSTISIPKAGFTPGYISYENGTLHFAQSSNSPVQVSIFDMAGHQVLSQTLHGTGQVHLRDGVKAEGSYIARIRVGSAQQAIKFSTEGSFNRSYSAQQGGALLKVEDDSKDTLIVTANDYDTLRVYLSKLDTALELTLKKPVIEQTHSFGYAMGNEPTPSKGCGKDNTLKDYFKFTGGGIEHEIYLTMPENYDKNKPYRLVFGMHYMGGSAEVVAKKENYYGFRNQPGAKENTIFVAPHGYTDENGRENPWRCNDNKDHLFFDEFLTYLNENLCIDTSRVFSIGFSFGAMFSNALAQDFQHRLRGVVVFSTMDQVIYMPKNVGKPIAWMGTVGMEDNLCTPKLGRSARDRILKNNGIPDENGEFTDARGETAEEYSGSGNHVCYDYKTVDPRFPVKWCTFKGEHTYNPREDGKIWTIETGWEFITQF; encoded by the coding sequence ATGAAGAAAGCAATACTTTCTGTTTTCTCTATTATCCTAGCATCATCATTCTCTACGGCATCTGCCTATACTTTAAGCGGAACCGTTAAAAGTGAATCTGGTTCACCAATTTCAGGTGCTTCCGTAAGATTAGCTATCGCAGGAGATTCTACCTCCACCGATAACGATGGCAAATTTAAAATTGAGAAAAAGGATAGCACAATAAGTATTCCCAAAGCCGGATTTACGCCCGGTTATATCAGCTACGAGAACGGAACACTTCATTTTGCACAAAGTTCAAACTCGCCCGTACAAGTAAGCATCTTCGACATGGCCGGTCACCAGGTTCTGAGCCAAACGTTGCACGGCACTGGACAAGTTCATTTGCGTGACGGCGTAAAAGCAGAAGGAAGTTACATCGCTCGCATTCGCGTCGGCAGTGCACAACAGGCAATCAAGTTCTCGACCGAAGGCTCTTTCAACCGTTCCTATTCTGCACAACAAGGGGGAGCGCTCCTTAAAGTCGAAGACGATTCCAAAGACACCTTGATTGTCACAGCAAATGATTACGATACACTCCGCGTTTACCTTTCCAAGCTAGACACTGCACTCGAGCTCACGCTGAAAAAGCCTGTCATTGAACAAACTCACAGCTTCGGCTATGCCATGGGCAATGAACCTACTCCGAGTAAAGGCTGCGGCAAGGACAACACGCTTAAGGACTACTTCAAGTTTACCGGCGGGGGCATTGAGCACGAAATTTACCTCACCATGCCCGAAAATTACGACAAGAACAAGCCCTACCGCCTTGTATTCGGCATGCATTACATGGGCGGTTCCGCCGAGGTTGTGGCAAAGAAGGAAAACTACTACGGATTTAGAAACCAGCCAGGCGCCAAGGAAAACACCATCTTTGTCGCACCGCATGGATATACAGATGAAAATGGCAGAGAAAATCCTTGGCGTTGCAACGACAACAAAGACCATCTCTTCTTTGACGAGTTCCTCACCTACCTGAACGAAAACCTCTGCATCGATACTTCACGCGTGTTCTCAATTGGTTTTAGCTTTGGAGCCATGTTCAGTAATGCGCTTGCTCAAGATTTCCAGCACCGTTTGCGTGGCGTGGTGGTGTTCTCGACGATGGATCAGGTGATTTACATGCCTAAGAATGTGGGCAAGCCAATTGCATGGATGGGTACTGTTGGCATGGAAGACAATCTTTGCACACCTAAGCTTGGACGCAGCGCCCGCGACAGGATTCTCAAGAATAACGGAATACCCGATGAAAATGGAGAATTCACCGACGCTCGTGGCGAAACCGCCGAAGAATATTCCGGCAGCGGCAACCACGTGTGCTACGACTACAAGACGGTTGATCCGCGCTTCCCTGTGAAGTGGTGTACGTTTAAGGGTGAACACACGTACAATCCCCGTGAAGACGGCAAGATTTGGACAATCGAAACCGGCTGGGAATTTATCACGCAGTTCTAA
- the glmM gene encoding phosphoglucosamine mutase: MSKLMRSISGIRGIVGDTLTPQILQSHVRAFLEITKAKRVVIGRDSRPTGDAIVQFVAGICRLSGVDVVDVGLSTTPSVELLTTHFKADAGIIITASHNPLEWNALKFLNNKGLFLGPDDVKQLFALADANQFSYPDYRTMGKYEVAPDADGIHIDGTLKIPFVDVEAIKAKHFKVAVDAVNGAGSFIVPRLLEQLGCEVVRVHCSPDGTFPRGAEPIPENLGDLRKAVKDNGCAVGFAVDPDADRCALVDGLGQSIGEEYTLAIATDEVLAQKKGSVCVNLSTSRMNEDVAAKYGCEFSRAKVGEINVSLQMIENGCVIGGEGNGGVILPALHYGRDSLVAAALVLSWMAHHNGGPEKFVAENPAYVMPKKKFELGDKKVADIFPKVKAEFAGWKMDERDGLWLGSEKSWVHVRASNTEPVIRVIAEAPTAEEAESLCSKVEKLI, translated from the coding sequence ATGTCTAAACTTATGCGTTCTATTTCTGGTATCCGCGGAATCGTTGGTGATACCCTTACTCCGCAGATTTTGCAGAGCCATGTGCGTGCTTTCCTCGAAATCACGAAGGCAAAACGCGTGGTGATTGGTCGCGATAGCCGTCCGACAGGTGATGCCATCGTGCAGTTTGTTGCTGGTATTTGCCGCCTTTCTGGCGTGGATGTGGTGGATGTGGGCCTTTCGACGACTCCGTCCGTGGAACTTTTGACGACGCATTTCAAGGCTGATGCGGGCATCATCATTACCGCTAGCCATAACCCACTCGAATGGAACGCTCTCAAGTTCCTCAACAACAAGGGTCTTTTCCTCGGTCCGGATGATGTGAAGCAGCTCTTTGCTCTCGCTGATGCTAACCAGTTCAGTTATCCAGATTACCGCACGATGGGCAAGTACGAAGTTGCCCCGGATGCCGACGGTATTCACATTGATGGTACGCTCAAGATTCCGTTCGTGGATGTCGAAGCTATCAAGGCCAAGCATTTTAAGGTTGCTGTCGATGCTGTGAACGGTGCCGGTAGCTTTATTGTGCCGCGCCTCTTGGAACAGCTCGGTTGTGAAGTTGTCCGCGTTCATTGCAGCCCGGATGGGACGTTCCCGCGCGGTGCAGAACCGATTCCTGAAAATCTCGGTGATTTGCGCAAGGCTGTCAAGGATAACGGTTGCGCTGTCGGTTTTGCCGTGGACCCGGATGCAGACCGCTGCGCTCTCGTCGATGGCCTTGGACAAAGTATTGGTGAAGAATATACGCTTGCGATTGCGACGGACGAAGTCCTTGCTCAAAAGAAGGGTAGCGTTTGCGTGAACCTCTCCACGAGCCGCATGAACGAAGATGTTGCTGCCAAGTACGGTTGCGAATTCAGCCGCGCGAAGGTCGGTGAAATCAATGTTAGCCTCCAGATGATCGAGAACGGTTGCGTTATCGGTGGTGAAGGCAACGGCGGCGTGATTCTCCCGGCTCTCCACTACGGTCGCGATAGCCTCGTGGCTGCAGCACTTGTGCTTAGCTGGATGGCTCACCACAATGGCGGTCCAGAAAAGTTCGTGGCTGAAAATCCGGCTTACGTGATGCCGAAGAAAAAGTTCGAACTCGGCGACAAGAAGGTTGCTGACATTTTTCCGAAGGTCAAGGCTGAATTTGCCGGCTGGAAGATGGATGAACGCGACGGTCTCTGGCTCGGTTCCGAAAAGTCTTGGGTGCATGTACGCGCCAGCAACACGGAACCCGTGATCCGCGTGATTGCCGAAGCACCGACTGCTGAAGAAGCCGAATCGCTCTGCTCTAAGGTTGAAAAACTAATCTAG
- a CDS encoding lysoplasmalogenase family protein translates to MVYSKIVSILVAIAAVLFVAFFGRDWYVLYQCGAVQSCLDSSSDFQNITKFIVTAIATLIAFMIGRHAISRRDRFFVQASFALILCADFCFKILYNYFGSADNRENFITIGIVFFFLSQMIFIYRHTRTSDSDWTFPWIYCIPLAAIFSMVFLAYFHVLDSLMLMAVLVYAPTLSCSLFAACRASKQKLFPKGSAFRIMLGMICFVCCDLLTGISLLTGADHSTREILAVVSNNFIWLFYVPAIIFLALSGYRRNV, encoded by the coding sequence ATGGTGTATTCGAAGATAGTCTCAATTCTTGTTGCTATTGCCGCGGTCTTGTTTGTCGCGTTCTTTGGGCGCGACTGGTATGTGCTTTATCAATGCGGCGCCGTGCAATCTTGTCTTGACTCTTCGAGTGATTTTCAGAATATAACCAAGTTTATTGTAACAGCGATTGCAACGTTGATTGCGTTTATGATTGGGCGCCATGCCATAAGCAGGCGAGACCGCTTCTTTGTACAGGCTAGTTTTGCTTTGATTTTGTGTGCTGATTTTTGTTTTAAGATATTGTACAACTATTTTGGTTCTGCGGACAACCGCGAAAATTTCATCACGATTGGAATCGTATTTTTCTTTTTGTCACAGATGATTTTTATTTACCGCCATACGCGTACAAGTGATTCCGATTGGACGTTCCCGTGGATTTATTGTATTCCGCTAGCGGCAATTTTTTCGATGGTTTTCCTTGCGTATTTTCATGTGCTGGATTCGCTGATGCTCATGGCAGTTCTTGTCTATGCTCCGACGCTGAGTTGTTCGCTGTTTGCTGCATGCAGGGCATCAAAACAGAAATTATTCCCTAAAGGGAGTGCGTTCCGGATTATGCTTGGGATGATTTGCTTTGTTTGCTGCGACTTGCTAACAGGAATATCTTTGCTTACGGGCGCAGACCATTCGACCCGTGAAATCCTTGCAGTTGTGTCGAATAACTTTATTTGGCTGTTCTACGTCCCGGCCATTATTTTCCTTGCTTTGAGCGGATATCGCCGCAACGTTTAG
- a CDS encoding cupin domain-containing protein, with product MIIDLKGMETTVLPNFKGGEKEYKAKMYFDGTTRIMHGTLEQGASIGYHKHETNSEIMFFVSGKGKVLFDDGVEYVEAGQCHFCPKGHSHSLINEGPEDLVFYATVPELG from the coding sequence ATGATTATTGATTTAAAAGGCATGGAGACGACCGTTCTCCCGAATTTTAAGGGTGGCGAAAAAGAATACAAGGCCAAGATGTATTTTGATGGAACAACGCGTATTATGCATGGTACGCTTGAACAGGGGGCTTCCATCGGCTACCACAAGCACGAAACCAACAGCGAAATTATGTTCTTTGTTTCGGGCAAGGGCAAGGTGCTTTTCGATGACGGAGTTGAATACGTCGAAGCAGGCCAGTGCCATTTCTGTCCGAAGGGCCATTCCCATAGCTTGATTAATGAAGGTCCGGAAGATTTAGTCTTTTATGCTACTGTTCCGGAACTTGGATAA